A single Manduca sexta isolate Smith_Timp_Sample1 chromosome 11, JHU_Msex_v1.0, whole genome shotgun sequence DNA region contains:
- the LOC115443546 gene encoding LOW QUALITY PROTEIN: uncharacterized oxidoreductase SERP2049 (The sequence of the model RefSeq protein was modified relative to this genomic sequence to represent the inferred CDS: inserted 1 base in 1 codon): protein MDFCDKVVVITGASSGIGAAAALMYAKQSATLVLVGRNEAALRNVAQDCEAANXKKPLIVPADLTIDDHVNKIVAKTIETFGKIDVLVNNAGVGYRGGITDGIELYDKAMATNMRPAYLLTSLFTPHLIKTKGNVVNVSSVAALRPIKDIEFLPYCISKAALDMFTKCSALELSRKGVRVNSVNPGGTKTPFVEAAGFSKDQASQIHEGRKDIYPLGKVAQSEDVADLILYLSSDRARSITGSIYVIDNGEMLV, encoded by the exons ATGGACTTCTGTGATAAAGTAGTTGTGATAACCGGTGCTAGTTCGGGCATCGGTGCTGCGGCTGCGTTAATGTACGCTAAGCAATCCGCCACTCTCGTTCTCGTCGGAAGAAATGAAGCCGCACTTAGAAATGTAGCACAAGACTGCGAAGCTGCCA AAAAGAAGCCCCTGATCGTTCCTGCGGATTTAACTATTGATGATCACGTGAATAAGATAGTCGCTAAAACCATAGAAACTTTCGGAAAAATTGATGTTTTGGTAAATAATGCAGGCGTTGGATACCGCGGAGGTATTACTGACGGTATAGAATTATATGATAAAGCGATGGCTACCAACATGCGACCGGCTTACCTACTCACCAGTCTCTTCACTCCGCACCTTATTAAAACTAAAGGTAACGTGGTCAACGTTTCCAGTGTTGCTGCGTTGCGACCCATAAAGGACATTGAATTTTTACCTTACTGCATTTCAAAAGCTGCTCTTGATATGTTCACAAAATGCTCTGCTTTGGAACTAAGCCGCAAAGGAGTCCGTGTGAATTCCGTGAATCCAGGTGGAACGAAGACTCCGTTCGTGGAAGCAGCAGGAtttagtaaagatcaagcatcACAAATACATGAAGGGAGGAAAGACATATATCCACTGGGCAAGGTGGCGCAGAGCGAGGATGTTGCTGACCTGATTCTTTATCTTTCTAGCGATCGGGCCCGCAGCATTACGGGCAGTATTTATGTCATAGATAACGGAGAAATGCTTGTGTGA